A stretch of the Procambarus clarkii isolate CNS0578487 chromosome 47, FALCON_Pclarkii_2.0, whole genome shotgun sequence genome encodes the following:
- the LOC138350740 gene encoding dynein heavy chain-like, translating to MVHYSALMVHSSVLMVHYSALMVHSSVLMVHYSALMVHYSALMVNYSALMVHYSALMVHYSALMVHYSALMVHYSALMVNYSALMVHYSALMVHYSALMVNYSALMVNYSALMVHYSALMVHYSALMVNYSALMVNYSALMVHYSALMVHYSALMVNYSALIVHYSALMVNYSALMVHYSALMVHYSALMVNYSVLMVHYSALMVNYSALMVHYSALIVSPTIHSPDLIVFGSG from the coding sequence ATGGTTCACTATTCTGCCCTGATGGTTCACTCTTCTGTCCTGATGGTTCACTATTCTGCCCTGATGGTTCACTCTTCTGTCCTGATGGTTCACTATTCTGCCCTGATGGTTCACTATTCTGCCCTGATGGTTAACTATTCTGCCCTGATGGTTCACTATTCTGCCCTGATGGTTCACTATTCTGCCCTGATGGTTCACTATTCTGCCCTGATGGTTCACTATTCTGCCCTGATGGTTAACTATTCTGCCCTGATGGTTCACTATTCTGCCCTGATGGTTCACTATTCTGCCCTGATGGTTAACTATTCTGCCCTGATGGTTAACTATTCTGCCCTGATGGTTCACTATTCTGCCCTGATGGTTCACTATTCTGCCCTGATGGTTAACTATTCTGCCCTGATGGTTAACTATTCTGCCCTGATGGTTCACTATTCTGCCCTGATGGTTCACTATTCTGCCCTGATGGTTAACTATTCTGCCCTGATTGTTCACTATTCTGCCTTGATGGTTAACTATTCTGCCCTGATGGTTCACTATTCTGCCCTGATGGTTCACTATTCTGCCCTGATGGTTAACTATTCTGTCCTGATGGTTCACTATTCTGCCCTGATGGTTAACTATTCTGCCCTGATGGTTCACTATTCTGCCCTAATAGTCTCCCCAACCATTCACTCTCCTGACCTGATAGTGTTTGGAagtggatga